In Halobacteria archaeon AArc-dxtr1, the sequence GGGTCGGGCGCGGTAAAGCCCGAGACGTACCGCTGGTCCGGGTCCGAGCCGTCGGCGTCGATGAGGTAGCCGTCGAGTTCTTCGGCCGCGAGATACTCCCGGAGAGAGGTGAGATCGACGTCCATACCCTGCCTGGGGTCGGCGGCCACATAATCCCGCGGGTCGCAATTCGGTAGGCGGTTCGAGAACCGATTCCGGAGCCGCTACCGGTATCGGTATAGGGGTCCCCGACCACAGGGCGAGCATGAGCGTCGACGTCACCCTCTCGCCCTCGCGCGTTCGAGGGACCGTACGCGCACCGCCGTCGAAGAGCTACACCCATCGGGCCATCCTCGCGGCCGGCTACGCCGACGAGGCCGTCGTCCGTGACGCCCTCTGGAGCGCCGACACCCGGGCGACTGCCCGCGCTGTCTCCCTGTTCGGCGGCGGCGTCGACCGTGAGGCAGGCGGCACCCTCGACGTAACTGGCTTCGGCGGCCGGCCCGACGTCCCGGCGAACGTGATCGACTGCGACAACAGCGGGACGACGATGCGGCTCGTGACCGCGGCGGCGGCGCTGGCCGACGGCACGACGGTGCTGACGGGCGACGAGTCCCTCCGAAGTCGGCCCCAGGGACCGCTGCTTGAGGCCATCGCAGCCCTGGGCGGCGAGGCTGCGAGCACCCGCGGGAACGGCCAGGCGCCGCTGGTCGTCACGGGACCGATCTCGGGCGGCGAGGTCTCGATCCCGGGCGACGTCTCCTCGCAGTACATCACCGCCCTGTTGATGGCGGGCGCGGTCACCGACGAGGGGATCGAGATCGACCTCGAGACCGAACTGAAGTCGGCGCCGTACGTCGACGTCACGATCGAGGTGCTCGCCGACTTCGGCGTCGAAGTGCGCAAGACCGAGGCCGGATTCGCCGTCGACGGCGGGCAGACCTACGCACCCGAGGGCGGATCTTACGCCGTCCCCGGGGATTTCTCGTCGATATCCTACCCACTTGCAGCGGGTGCGATCGCGAGCGACGAGGGACTGCGCATCGAGGGCGCCCACCCCAGCGCCCAGGGCGACACGGCCATCGTCGAGATCGCAGAGCGGATGGGCGCCGACGTCGACTGGGATCGCGAGGCCGGCGCGATCGATGTTTCTCGGGGTGCGCTCTCCGGGATCGAGGTGTCGGTCGCGGACACGCCGGACCTGCTGCCGACGATCGCGACGCTGGGTGCCGTCGCCGACGGCGACACGCACATCGTCGACGCCGAGCACGTCCGGTACAAGGAGACCGACCGTGTGAGCGCGATGGCCGAGGAGCTCGGCAAGTTGGGCGTCGAGACGACCGAGGAGCACGATTCGCTGACGGTTCACGGGAGCGACTCCGCGCTCTCGGGTGCGACAGTCGACGGCCGGGGCGACCACCGGATCGTAATGGCGCTCGCGCTTGCCGGACTCGTCGCGGATGGCGAGACGACGATTCGGGGTGCCGAACACGTCGACGTCTCCTTCCCCGGCTTCTTCGACGTCCTCGAGGGGGTCGGCGTCGACGTGACCCGAAGCGACTGACGACTCGCAGGAAGAATCCAGTTTTCGGCGGTGATCAGGGCGCGAGCACGTTCAGCCCGGGGAAGACAAAAAAGGCCGCCCAGATCGCAATCAGGACGAACAGGTGTGGGAGCGCCGCGTAGGCGACCTTCACGTAGTCGATGTCGGTGAGACCACTGATGACATAGAGATTTAGCCCGTATGGCGGCGTGATGAACCCGATCGCGTCGCTCATCATGAACAGGACGCCCCACGTGACCGGATCGAGCCCGAGTTCCATCGCGGCAGGTGTGAGGAAGGGCGCAGTGAGGACGATGTTTGGAACCGACGAGAGCAGCGAGCCGGTTATCAACATGATGACCATCATGACGAGCATCACTTGCCAGTCGGGGCCGATGCTCAAGATCGCGTCAGAGACGATCGTTTGGAGGCCGAGATACGAGAGGTTCTGCTGGACGAGCACCGCGAACACTGTCACCGGCATGATGACACCGACGAGCAACAGCGACGTGAACGAGGCCCGCACGACCTGGTCGAGGCTGTCGATTCGTCTGGCGAGGATCCCCATCCCCAGGATGTAGACGACGGCGACGGCGGAGGCCTCCGAGGGCGTAAAGTACCCCGCGAAGATCCCGCCCAGCAGGATGATGATCGTTCCCAGCCCGAGTTTGGCCTGCCAGCCCGAGCGGACGATCCCCGAGGGGCTAAAGTCAAAGTCGTAGCTCGAGACGCCGTACTCGGTGCGTGAGGAGAGATAGGAGTTGACGGCGATCATCCCCGCGACCATCGCGAGCCCGGGGATCACGCCGGCCAGGAACAGCGCCTGGATCGAGACGTCGAAGAGGACGCCGTAGATGATCAACAGGATGCTCGGCGGGATGATCGCACCGACGGTCCCGCCCGCGGCGACGGTCGCGGCCGCGTAGGTTTCGTCGTACCCCTCCTCGGCCATCGGCGGGTGAAGCGCCTTCCCGACCGCGGCCGTCGTGGCTGTGTTCGAACCAGTGATCGCCGAGAAGATCGCCGACACCGACAGCGCCGTGTTCCCGGTGCTGCCCGGAAGCCAGCCGATCGTCTCCCGGGAGAAACCGATGAGGTCCTCGGCGATGTCGCCCTCGTGGATGAGGTCGCCGACGAGGATGAACAGCGGAATCGCGACGTACGCGAAGTTCTCCAGTTCCGCTTGGGCCTCGATCGCCATATTGGTCATCGGAAACGCCGGCACCATGAGGTGGAAGCCGACGACCCAGACGCCAAAGACCAGCAGGATGGGCACACCGAGGACGAACAGCACGAACGCGAGCAGCGTCAGCAGCCCCAGCAGGGCGCCGAGTCCGAGTTCGATCATTCGTCACCCTCCGTCCCGATCGAGGGATCGGGCGTGATATCCTCGCCCCGACGGTACTCACGGGTTACCTGGGCGATCTGTTCGGTCGCTCTGACCATCACCAGCGCCATTCCGACGGGGACGGAGAGATACAGCAGCGCCGAGGGGACGACACCGGTACCGACGACCAGCCGGCCGGTCTCCCACCGATCGAGGAAGATCGGCACTGAGTACCGGAGCACGATCCCCATGATGGCGATCCAGAGGACGTACTCGAGCCAGTAGACGGCGTAGTTCGCCCGGTTCGATATCGCCTTCCGGACGAGTGTAAATCGGAGGTGCGATCGGTGCCGGACGGCGAAGGCCGCGCTGAGCCAGGTCATCCACGCGAACAGTCCGAGGACGATCTCGAAGCTCCAGGTGAACGCGCCGCCCCAGAGCTCCCGCTGGACGATGTCGATTGTAATGATCGCGGTGTAGACCGCCAGAATACAGATCGCGACGATACCTTCCAGGTACGTAAAGACGTCCCGGATCCGTCGTCTGAGGTCGATTTCGGAGTCACCGACCTCCAGCGTGCGAGCGTCCATGTGTGCGAGTGGATAACGTAGGGGTAGTCGTCTGGTGTGTGAGTGGTCGTCTGGTACTGTGGGTGCGAAAACGGTGTAGTATGTCGTTCGAGTTGTTGATATCAGAGGGGGCCGTACGTCGATTACAGCTCGTCGATGTAGTCGTCCCACCAGGTGTCGACGGAGACGTCTTCGACGTCACTGGGCGTTTCGTCGGCGCGGGCCTGCTCCCAGAGATAGTCGTGGAACTCCTGGCCGTCGATGCCGAGGTCGTCGACGTAGTCGAAGATCTGATCGTAGAGCTCCGGATTCTCCTGTGGATTGACGGAGTCACGCCACTCGTCCAACTCATCGTCGTCGAGCATGGTCACGGCGACGTCGTCCTCGGCGTAGGCCGTCCCGTCGTCGGGGGAGGAGGTCTGGCCGATGCGGTCTTCCAGTACCTCGCGCTGGATGTGAACCGAATCCTCGGTGAGCTCCCGACAGACTTCGGCGAGCGCCTCGCGCTGTTCGTCCGGGAGGTCCTGAAGCCAGTCGACGCTCGCCCACCAGCCCTGGTAGCCGATCGTCCAGTCGGTGACGACGACTTCGCCGAGGCTCTCGGTCATCCCGAACGAGCCGGCGGCGCCGCCCCAGGTCTCGGTCGCGTCGACGACGCCGGTTCGCAGCCCCTCGACGGTGTCGCCCCAGGCCAGCTGCTGTGGGTTGGCGCCCCACTCCTCGAACGCGATCGAGGCGGTCTGACTCTCCGTTCGCCTGACGGTGAGGCCCTCGACGTCCGACGGCGTCCGGACGGGGTCGTCAGGGTCGTAGTGGTCTTCACCGATGTACAGTTGCCGCAGGAACGGCGTTCCCAGCCAGAAGGGGACGACGCCGTACTCCTCGGCGAAGGGCGTCCAGTAGCGCTCCCACGTCTCCTCGTGGGTGATCGTGTGGGCGGCCGCGGCCGGCGTCGGGAAGGTATACGGCAGCAGGAAGACATCCTGTGAGGGCCACTGCCCGCTCGTGTTCCCGATCGACGCGCCGCCGACCTCGACGACGTCCTCGACGATGCTCTCCGGACACTCCTCCTCGCCACAGATCTGCTCGTCGCCCGCGTAGGAGGGATCGAGATCGTCCGTCTGGTCGGCCACTCGGTCCACGAACTCGTTGTGTGCGTACGAACCGACGCCGTCCCAGCCGTGAGACTCGGTGTCCGCACTGAGCACGCCGGCGACGGTAAATGACGAGGGGTCGCCACCGCCGCCGGGCAGGTCGATGCACCCTGCAAGCGCCGATGACGCAGCTACTCCACCACACGCCAGATATCGTCTGCGATTCATCCGCGTCACGTCCGGGTCCGAGCGGAGTTTCCCACTTGGGGATTACGGACTCTCGGCACATGCGGGGTGTTTTATGTCTCGTCTCGAATCGCCCGCTCGGCGGTCAAAGACCGCGTTCGGAGTACCCCAGTCCGCCGCGCGAATCCTGCAGGGCTAAGTGTCCGCGTCCCAGAGAGGGCGATAATGAACGGCAACCGCTTCGGTCGCCTCTTCCAGGTGACCACGTTCGGCGAGAGCCACGGGGAGGCGATGGGCTGTACGGTCTCTGGCTGTCCCGCGGGTCTCGAACTCTCCGAAGACGACATCCAAGGCGACTTAGACCGGCGCAAGCCGGGCCAGTCGATGATCACGACCTCTCGAGGCGAACCAGACGCCGTCTCGATCAAATCGGGCGTCCAGGACGGCTACACGACCGGGACGCCGATCGGGATGGTCATCCAGAACAAAGACGCCCGCTCGGGCAAGTACGAACCGTTCATCACGGCGCCCCGGCCCTCCCACGGCGACTTTACCTACTCGGCGAAGTTCGGCACCCGCAACTGGGGTGGCGGCGGCCGCTCCTCGGCCCGCGAGACGGTCAATTGGGTCGCCGCGGGCGCCATCGCAAAGAAACTCCTCTCGCTGCAGGGCATCGAGCTCAAGGCCCACGTCAACCAGATCGGCGACGTCGAGGCACCCGACGTGAGCTTCGAGCAGATGGTAGAACACAGCGAGGAAAACGACGTCCGCTGTGGCGACCCCGACGCGGCAGCGGAGATGCAGGACCTGATCGCCGACTACCAGGAGGAAGGCGACTCCATCGGCGGTAGCATCTACTTCGAAGCCCGCGGCGTCCCCGTCGGACTGGGCGCACCCCGATTCGACTCTCTCTCGGCGCGGCTCGGCCAGGCGATGATGGCCGTGCCGGCGACCACCGCGTTCGAGTTCGGCCTCGGCACCGAGGCTGCCGAGTGGACCGGCAAGGACCGAAACGACGACTGGGAGTTCAGCGAGGACGGAGATCCCGTCCCCGTCGAGAACGATCACGGCGGCATTCAGGGCGGAATTTCGTCCGGCGAACCGATCTACGGCGAGGTCACCCTCCACGCGCCGACGTCGATCCCGAAGACCCAGCAGACCGCAGACTGGGAGACCGGCGAACTGAAAGAGGAGAAGGTCATCGGCCGCCACGACCCCGTCTTGCCGCCCCGTGGCGTCCCGGTCGTCGAGGCCATGCTGGCGCTCACGCTGGTGGACTTCATGCTCCTTTCAGGGCGGATGAACCCCGACCGCGTCGACGGCCAGCCCGGTACGTACGACACGGACTACCACCCGAGCAATCCTCGAAACGAGGAGTAACGGACTCGGCGGGACGGAGACTGTGAACAGTCCCCGAAACGGGGGCCAAGCGGCCTGCTGACAACAATCGGAAGCATATTACTCGTTCTCGCCCTTCGACCCCGTGATGGCGACTGTTCCGCTCCCGTTCGTTGCCCTCTGCTCGTTACTTGCCGGTACAGCCGCGCTTTCGGCCGTTCTTTTGAGTTTCGGAGCCGCCTCTCTCGAACCGCTCGTCGGCGCCGTCGGCTCCATCGAATCCATGTTCGAGTCGGCGGACGGACCGCTCGCGTACCTGCTGGTCTTTCTCGGCGCGGCGACGCCCTGGCTCGAGATTCTCGTGGTCGTCCCCATCGGCGTCCTCTACGGACTGAACCCGGTGCTCGTCGCGACCGTCGCGTTCCTCGGCAACATCCTGACGGTGTACGCGCTCATCGCCGCGGCCGACCGCGTTACGGACGCCCTGCGACGCTGGCGCGGCGAGTCCGAGTCCTCAGCCCGGCGCGAGCGCGCGGCCCGCGTCTGGAACCGGTACGGAATGCCGGGGCTGGCGATGGGGTCACCCATCCTGACCGGCGTCCACCTCGCGGTCCTGATCGCGTTCGGCTTCGGTGCGAAAAAGCGCTCGACGACCGTCTGGATGACGGCGAGCCTCGCACTCTGGACCGTCATCATCACCGCGTTATCGGTGACTGGTGCAGGGGCGCTCTCGGCGATTCGGTAGGTTCTGGTACCAGGCGGCCGTCGCTTGTTGCAAACAAGTGCCCGCTCCAGACGCCCTACATAATCAATAGTGATGGTTATGCAGTAGCGAAGCGTAGGGTTCTCGGTTATTATGACCTCACACGCACAGTTCCAGTACAATTGCCATGGCTCCGGTGTGGGCCAATGAGTCGCTTCGGATCTGCGAGAACGGTCGGCCACCGGATAACGGAGTCCGCCGGACACGGCGCAGTCCGCGTCCGACGACCGGTGTTTTACCTCCTCACGGTCGCCTTCCTCGCGTTCCTCGTCTTTGCGTTACGCGAGACGATAGCGATGGTCGGCACGGCCTGGCTCCCCGGGTACGCGTTCCCAGATCATCGCGTCCATCACGTGATGATCGGCGGGACGCTGCTGGTGTTCATGGCGACGATCGCCGTCCAGCTCTACCGCCCGGAGCGCCGCGTCGGCGCGCTCCAGGCCGCGATCGCGTTCGTGACCGCGGCGCTCCTCCTCACGGCCGTCGCGTCCGGTCTGGCGGCGGCCACCGAGATTCTGGTGTTCGCGATCCCGGTGTACCTCATCGCGCTGATTCACCCGGCGCGGAGACACCTCGTGCCGCGGCTCGCGCGGCTCGATTCGCGACTGCTCGCGCTCGGCGGGGTCGGGGCGGCCGGCTTCGCGGTCCTCGCCGCCGGCGAGTACATGAGTCACACGACGCTCGCGAACGAGCACGTCGTCTTCGGTCACTACGAGTTCATGCTGTTCGCGCTGGCTTCGATCGGGCTGTTCGCCCTTCTTGCCGCCTTCCGGCCGACCGGCTGGCGCGCGCTCGTCTACGGCGCCGGGGCCCTCGCCGTCCTCTTCGCGGCCGGCTCGCTCGCGTTCCCGGGTTCAGAACAGGGCTCGAGCCTGAGCGCGATCGCGGCGCTCGCGGTCATCGTGTGGGCCGTCGCGTTCGTCGTGGCGGCAGAGTACGTCGACCGAACCGATCCGATCGACGACGAAGAGGCGCGGGACGCTCCCGCGTAGGCGCTTCTCTCTCGGTTTTTAGGCCTTCGCCTGCCAGGTTCGGACGCGGTCGGCGCTGACGCCGTCGACTGTGTCGGCGACACCCTCCGGATCGGCGCCCGTCAGGTCGTCGATGCTCTCAATGCCAGCGGCGAGGAGCTTCTCGACGGTCTTTTCGCCGATCCCCTCGATCGATTCGAGATCCGATCCCGAGTCGCTCTCGCGGGCCTGGAACTCCCGGTAGTTACAGATCGGACAGCCGAGTTCCCATGGCTCGTCGCCGCTGTGAATCACGAGTTCGGGGAGGTCGTGTTCGTCACAGTGCTCGTCGGTGACCTCAATCTCGCCGCGTCGGGGTAAGGGAAGCGAGTACTCGCAGTCGGGATACCGCGTACAGCCGACGAGTCGGGAGCCGCTCTGGAGGGTCTTGATGGCGAGTTCGCCGTCGTGCTCCGAGCCACAGTCTGGACAGCGTCCGAGCACCGGCCCCTCGCCGGCAGCTTCGGCCTTACAGAGCGGGCAGCCGTGGACGAACGTCTGGCGGCCCGCGAGCATCTTTACCTCGTTCAACCCGTGGTCGTCACACTCGGCGTCCTGAATGAGCGGTTTCCCCGTCGAGGGCAGCGGGAGCGTGTACTCACAATCGGGGTAGCCGTCGCAGCCGACAAAGTACGAGCCGTGACGACTTCGGCGCACGAGCAGATCCTCGCCACAATCAGGGCAGGGGCCGAGGCGTTTGTCGTCCTTGAGGGACTTTCGGAGGTGATCGCCGATCTCGTCGCGCGAGTCGGCCAGGTTCGCGAAGATTTCCTCGAGCATCTCGCGGGAGTCGTCGGTGACGTCGTCCAAGGTCGCCTCACCCGAGGCGATGGCATCCATGTCCGCCTCGAGTTGGGCGGTCATCTCCTCTGAGACGACGCGGTCGGCGTAGCTCTCGGCGGCGTCGACGACAGCCATCGCGAGCCGGGTCGGCCGCGGCGGATCGCTCTCAATGTAGCCCCGGTCGTAGAGCTTCTCTAAGGTGTTGTGTCTCGTCGACTTCGTGCCAAGTCCCTGATCCTCCATCGTCTCGATCAGCCGCGACTGGCCGTACCGCCGGGGCGGCTGGGTCTCTTTCTCTTCGAGATCGACCTCGCCGATGGCGAGGGCCTCCCCCTCGGAGACGTCGGGGACGTAGTTCTCGCTGGTAGAGAAGTACGGGTAGACGTCGTGGTAGCCCGCTTCGACGAGGCGCTTGCCGTTTGCCTTCAGGCGCTCGCCATCGGCCTCGGCGACGACCTTCAAGTGCTCCCAGACCGCTGCCTCGGCGACCGTGGCGTAAAACCGCCTGACGACGAGTTCGTAGATCTCCCACTCGTCGTCGTCGACGTCGCCACCACGGGCAGGGATCTCGCCGGTCGGGTGAATTGGTGGGTGGTCCGTCGTCTCCTCGTCGCCCTCCGTGGGGACGAGTTCCTCCTCGGCCTCGAGCAGCGATTCGGCCGACTCGCCGAGGACCGGATGGCTGACGAACGAGTCGAGCAGTTCGTCAGGCTCGAGATCGTCCGGATAGACCGTGTTGTCCGTTCGCGGGTAGGTGATGTAGCCTGCCGTGTAGAGGTCCTCGGCGATCGACATCGCGCGCTGGGCCGAGTAGCCAAGCGAGCTCGCCGCGCGGATGAACTGCGTGGTGTTAAACGGCGTCGGGGGCGAGTCGGTTCTGGTTCGGCGGTTGACGTCGACGACAGTCGCCGTCTCCGCAGCCGAGAGCGTCTCGTAGGCCGCGTCGGCGGCAGCCTCCTTCCAGACGCGCTCGGCTTCGTTGTCGTCTTCGTCGCGGTAGAAGTACTGCGCCTCGAAGGAGGTACCCCCCTCGTCTGTCCCACTTTTCGTGAGATCGGCAATCAGCTCCCAGTAGGTCTCGGGGTCGAACGCTTCGATCTCGCGCTCGCGATCGACGATCAGCTTCAGCGTCGGCGACTGCACCCGGCCGACGGAGATGAAGTCGTTGCCGAGCTGGCCCGAGGATAAGGAGAGGAATCGGGTGAGTGAGGCACCCCAGATGAGGTCGATGATCTGGCGGGCCTCGCCTGCGGCCGCGAGATCGAAGTCTAACTCGTCGGGCTCGTCGAACGCCGACTGGACCTCGTTTTCGGTGATCGAGGAGAACCGCACCCGGTGGATCGGCACCTCCTCGTTGACGTCGCGGACGATCTCGTAGGCCTCCTTGCCGATGAGCTCGCCCTCGCGGTCGTAGTCGGTCGCGATCGTCACTAGCTCGGCCTTCCGAGAGAGGATTCGCAGCGTGGCGACGATGTTCTCTTTCGTCGGCGTCTTCTCGACGTCGGCGTCGATCAGCTCGACCGGCTCGACGTTGCGCCAATCGGAGTACTCCGCGGGGAAGTCGACGCCCACGACGTGGCCAGACAGCCCGACACAGCGCGTGCCACCCCACTCATAGACGTTCACCCCGTTCTCGCGGCTGGCGTCCATCGAGCCGCCGCTCAAGATGTCGGCGATCCGCCGTGCGGCGTTGTCTTTCTCGGTGATGATCAGCTCCACCGGCGATCACCTCCCGGGAGGCGCGTCTTCGGCATCGTGGCTCGCTACGACCGAGACTCGGATAACCCTTTCGTCGGGAAATCGCACGACTACGCGGGTGTGCGTGCGATACGTGCGTGTCCGTGCGCCCTCGCTGGCTCACTGACCAGCGCCGGCAATCCGCCCCGCGGAAACGGCAACCCCGAACGGGAGGTGAGTCCTTTTTGCCCTCCCAGTCCGAGAGGGAATAGAGTTCACAGTGGCAGAGACGGAGCGCAAGGGCGTCGATACGACGACGGGACCGATCCCACCGAAGCTGCTCCACCTGGCCTGGCCTCTGGTCCTCGGTAACCTGTTGCAGACATTCTACAATCTGGCGGACATGTTCTGGGTTGGCCGCGTTGGCAGCGATGCGGTCGCCGCCGTCTCGCTCATGTTTCCACTGTCGTGGCTGTTCGTCTCGACGGCGATGGGACTGACCGCGGCGACGATCGCGCTCGTCTCCCAACACGTCGGCGCCGGCGACGACCGCATGGCCGACAGAGTCGTCGGCCAGACGATCCTGCTCGCGGTCGCGGCCTCGACCGTCCTCGCGGCAGTCGGGCTCGCGTTCCGGCGGCCGCTGCTCTCCCTGATCGGCGCACAGGACCAGGTGTTCGTCGAGGCCCTCGCGTATATCGAGGTGATCTTCCTTGCACTTCCGTTGACGTTTCTCTTCTTCGCGTTTCGCTCGTCCCTGCAGGGTGCCGGCGACACGAAGACGGCAATGTGGCTCGTACTCATCTCGGCGGGCATCAACGTCGTCTTGGATCCCTTCTTCATTCTGGGCTGGGGGCCGTTCCCCGAGATGGGGACGCGGGGTGCCGCGGTCGCGACGTTCATCGCCCGCGGAATCGCCGCCGTCGCGGGGATCTACATCCTGCTCGACGGCCGGTTCGGCGTGCGACTCCGACTCGGTGATCTCGTTCCGAACCTCACCGTCCAGCGGCGGCTGGTCGACATTGGCTACCCAGCGACGATCGACGGCTGGGCGCGCAGTTTCGCCTCGGTCGTGATGGCTGGCTTCGTCGCCCGCTTCGGGGCAGCTCCGACGGCGGCCTACGGAATCGGCGTCCGGTACATGTCCGTCACCTGGGCCGTCTCCGGAGCGATCGGCGACGCGACGGCGACCGGCGTCGGGCAGAACCTGGGTGCCCGGACACCCGATCGCGCGGCTTCGGTTGCCAGGGTAGCCACCGCGGCGACGATGCTAATCATCGCGGCGGTTGCGGCCGTCCTACTCGTCTTTCCGGCCCAAGCGATAGCGATCTTCGTCGACGATCCAGACGTGATCGCCGAGGGCGTCGTCTTCTTGCGGATCATCGCCCCGTTCTGGGCGCTCTTTGCGGGCGTGATGGTCCTGCAGGGTGCGTTCCGCGGGGCGGGCAACACGCGAGAGGCGATGGTGCTGTCTTTTCTCTCCCGGTGGATCTTCCGGGTCCCCGTGGCGCTTGCGCTCGCGTTTACCTCGGTGACGATCCCGCTGGCTTGGCTGGGACTCCCGAGCGTCGAGGTCCCGACGCTCCCCGGCATCGATCTCGGCGTCGCGGGGATCTGGTGGGCCTACGCGTTCGGAATGGCGGCCTCGTTCGTCGTCGCCGTCGTCTGGTTCCGGCTGGGGACCTGGCGGGAGGCCGTCGTCGGAACCGAGACAGAACAGAACGGCGATCCCGGCCCCGCTGAGGAGTAAGTACTTATCGCTCGGTCTGGCGCGAGTCGAGGAACCTGCGAAGTGTCGGGCTGAACTCCGCAGCGATCCGGGCGTCGTTTTCGGTGAAAGCGTCCGTGGTGACCAAGGTGGCGGCGTAGACGGCGACGACGACGATCGGGAGCGCGAGGACGACGACGTAATCGGACGTGACGAAGACGACGATCGGTGCGCCCGCGATTGCCGCCGGGATACCCGCAAGTCCGATCTTCGCGAAGTCGCGGGTAAACGGATGGATCCCGTCGAGGTGGTAGAGTTCGGCGAGCGTGAGACAGCCGACGAGGAACAGCGCCGTCGCCGAGCCGATGGCAGCGCCTTCCATTCCGAGGACGGGGACGAGGGCGAACGAGACGAGCAGGTTAGAGCCAAAGAGGACGAGCGTGTTCGCGAAGACGAGCCGCGAGTAGCCAAGCCCCTGTAACAGCGTCCCGTCGGGGCCGCCGACGGTCACGTTGAAGAGGAACGCTGCAGCGAGCAGCGCGACCACCGTACTCGCCTCGCTGTACTGCGGTGTGTAGAGAACCGCGAGATAGGAGCTGGCACCCAGCGCGAGCGTGATCGCGATCGGTAGCGTGATGCCGGCGATCCAGCGGGCAGAAACCCGGAAGCGATCGGTCACGAGCTCGGGATCGTCTCGCGTTTCGGCGATCAGGGGTTTGAACACCGGCGCGAGCGAGTTGAAGATGATCATCAGCCCGGAGCCGAGCATGTAGCCGACCCGGTAGATGCCGACGTCCTCGGCGTTGAGGAAGAAGCCGAGCACGAAGTAATCGACGTGGCCCATCAGGACGAAGACGACGCTGGTCATCGCCAGCGGGACGGCGTAGGTTACGAGCGGCGTCGGCGCGACGTACTCGAGGGTCGCCGAGACGACGTCCCAGGCCTTGTAGGTGAAGACGATCGCACCGACCGTGATCGCGACGAAGAGGCCGACGACGTAGCCGGCGATTAGTCCGAGCAGCCCGAAACCGGCGAGCAAGAACGCCGCAGTGACGAGAAACCGGACGATCGGTCGCACCAGATCCCGCATCACGACCCGGTACTGGAGCTTCTTGATGCTGTAGAAGGATTTGAGCAAGACGTTATAGATCGCGAGCATTGGAAGCGTCACGGAGAGAAACAGGAGCGCGATCTGCATCGACGGCTCCCGGAAGAACTCGCTGATGACCGGCGCACTGACCGCCAACGCGAGCGCGACGATCGAGGAGGTCACCAGCACCGCCGCAGTGACCTGGACGATCACTCCCTTCGCCTTCCCGTGTTCCTCACGATCCAGATACTGCGGGACGAAGTAATCGATCGCCATCGGCAGTCCGAGCGAGGCAAAGACCTGCATGAACAGAATCACCGAGGTTGCGAGCGTCCACAGCCCGTAGACAGAGGGACTCACGAACCGCGTGATCAGCATGACGACCGCGAAGCCGAGCGCACCGTTTACCACGTTCCCCGCGAACGTGATACTGCCCTGTTTCGCGAGCGTCGAGACGCCGTCGTCGTAGTCTGTCTCGGCCGGCTGCTCATCGCGTTCCGGATCGGCCATTCGCGATCTACCTCCGATCAGACGCTCGGTTGCCGTCGCTCCGACGGCATCCTCGGATCCAGCTGGGGCTACTCCGGTCGACGAGTGACGCCCACGACAGCCAGGTGCAGTTCATCCAGGATCCCTCCTCTCAGACGCCGGTTGCAGGCTCGAGTTCGTACGTCTCAACGCGGGCCGCCCGCTCACCGAAGTCGGGGAACTCGATCTCGAATTCCCACTCCGAACCTGTCGAAACGTCTTCATCAACGTTCGCGACGACGCTCGTGAGTTCCTCGC encodes:
- the aroA gene encoding 3-phosphoshikimate 1-carboxyvinyltransferase codes for the protein MSVDVTLSPSRVRGTVRAPPSKSYTHRAILAAGYADEAVVRDALWSADTRATARAVSLFGGGVDREAGGTLDVTGFGGRPDVPANVIDCDNSGTTMRLVTAAAALADGTTVLTGDESLRSRPQGPLLEAIAALGGEAASTRGNGQAPLVVTGPISGGEVSIPGDVSSQYITALLMAGAVTDEGIEIDLETELKSAPYVDVTIEVLADFGVEVRKTEAGFAVDGGQTYAPEGGSYAVPGDFSSISYPLAAGAIASDEGLRIEGAHPSAQGDTAIVEIAERMGADVDWDREAGAIDVSRGALSGIEVSVADTPDLLPTIATLGAVADGDTHIVDAEHVRYKETDRVSAMAEELGKLGVETTEEHDSLTVHGSDSALSGATVDGRGDHRIVMALALAGLVADGETTIRGAEHVDVSFPGFFDVLEGVGVDVTRSD
- a CDS encoding TRAP transporter large permease, translating into MIELGLGALLGLLTLLAFVLFVLGVPILLVFGVWVVGFHLMVPAFPMTNMAIEAQAELENFAYVAIPLFILVGDLIHEGDIAEDLIGFSRETIGWLPGSTGNTALSVSAIFSAITGSNTATTAAVGKALHPPMAEEGYDETYAAATVAAGGTVGAIIPPSILLIIYGVLFDVSIQALFLAGVIPGLAMVAGMIAVNSYLSSRTEYGVSSYDFDFSPSGIVRSGWQAKLGLGTIIILLGGIFAGYFTPSEASAVAVVYILGMGILARRIDSLDQVVRASFTSLLLVGVIMPVTVFAVLVQQNLSYLGLQTIVSDAILSIGPDWQVMLVMMVIMLITGSLLSSVPNIVLTAPFLTPAAMELGLDPVTWGVLFMMSDAIGFITPPYGLNLYVISGLTDIDYVKVAYAALPHLFVLIAIWAAFFVFPGLNVLAP
- a CDS encoding TRAP transporter small permease subunit, yielding MDARTLEVGDSEIDLRRRIRDVFTYLEGIVAICILAVYTAIITIDIVQRELWGGAFTWSFEIVLGLFAWMTWLSAAFAVRHRSHLRFTLVRKAISNRANYAVYWLEYVLWIAIMGIVLRYSVPIFLDRWETGRLVVGTGVVPSALLYLSVPVGMALVMVRATEQIAQVTREYRRGEDITPDPSIGTEGDE
- the dctP gene encoding TRAP transporter substrate-binding protein DctP; protein product: MNRRRYLACGGVAASSALAGCIDLPGGGGDPSSFTVAGVLSADTESHGWDGVGSYAHNEFVDRVADQTDDLDPSYAGDEQICGEEECPESIVEDVVEVGGASIGNTSGQWPSQDVFLLPYTFPTPAAAAHTITHEETWERYWTPFAEEYGVVPFWLGTPFLRQLYIGEDHYDPDDPVRTPSDVEGLTVRRTESQTASIAFEEWGANPQQLAWGDTVEGLRTGVVDATETWGGAAGSFGMTESLGEVVVTDWTIGYQGWWASVDWLQDLPDEQREALAEVCRELTEDSVHIQREVLEDRIGQTSSPDDGTAYAEDDVAVTMLDDDELDEWRDSVNPQENPELYDQIFDYVDDLGIDGQEFHDYLWEQARADETPSDVEDVSVDTWWDDYIDEL
- the aroC gene encoding chorismate synthase: MNGNRFGRLFQVTTFGESHGEAMGCTVSGCPAGLELSEDDIQGDLDRRKPGQSMITTSRGEPDAVSIKSGVQDGYTTGTPIGMVIQNKDARSGKYEPFITAPRPSHGDFTYSAKFGTRNWGGGGRSSARETVNWVAAGAIAKKLLSLQGIELKAHVNQIGDVEAPDVSFEQMVEHSEENDVRCGDPDAAAEMQDLIADYQEEGDSIGGSIYFEARGVPVGLGAPRFDSLSARLGQAMMAVPATTAFEFGLGTEAAEWTGKDRNDDWEFSEDGDPVPVENDHGGIQGGISSGEPIYGEVTLHAPTSIPKTQQTADWETGELKEEKVIGRHDPVLPPRGVPVVEAMLALTLVDFMLLSGRMNPDRVDGQPGTYDTDYHPSNPRNEE